Proteins from one Triticum aestivum cultivar Chinese Spring chromosome 7A, IWGSC CS RefSeq v2.1, whole genome shotgun sequence genomic window:
- the LOC123153477 gene encoding receptor kinase-like protein Xa21 encodes MQSRKAHLCLPEPERSEQKQPAFGRNIVGAGLPVLVSLLLALAASTGSAHIPHAGTAASNSSDHSALLSFKALIRDDPLQALGSWGNRSTPMCQWHGVACGRRGRRRGRVVALDLGDLNLLGAVSASVANLTFLRRLRLAGNRLNGAVPSALGHLRYLKRLNLSDNSLDGAIPPSLSRCRQLDSISLGYNRLKGKIPRELAALPNLGLLELGRNELQGEIPHELGSLHNLVVLDLGHNQLGGTIPAEISNLVNLEYVDISNNKLTGEIPPGIGNLVKLDTLSLNSNQLSGSIPSSVGNLSVLGFLSLATNNLTGSIPALHNLSYLSVLNLGNNGLTGCIPPGLENLTSLSAISLSRNHLTGQIPASIGNLNLLELLYLSFNNLTGPIPHSIGNLHSLAEIGLENNELEGPLPPLLFNLSYLQVINVQSNYNLNGSFPFDMGNNLPGLQVFLAAYNQFHGSIPPSLCNASMIQMIQLLHNSLTGTIPSCLGIRLRSLSVLTIAENHIRATQDADWGFVSSLSNCSNLQVLDLGGNMLEGEIPSSVGTVSTNLEFLNMQDNSITGKIPEVVANLSNLRALFLDSNHLKGTIPTSLGKLKRLNLLNLGMNDLSGSIPPTFNNLTQLSELKLGGNMLSGSIPSSLMACPLQKLDLSNNSLGGPIPRDLFLINTLSIYMRLQNNLLTGDLPTELGNLKNIGELDFSGNLISGEIPISLGGCQTLQFLNVSRNNLQGTIPPSIMQMKALLMLDISHNNLSGSIPGFLGSMEGLASLNLSFNNLDGEVPTDGIFSKAASASASIMGNDGLCDGIPQLKLPHCSNLTTTKPTQKLVIIFSICGAVILIALVFALSTFYSKSRKMKANKQTSSIGEQYLRVSYAELVSATNGFASENLLGAGSFGSVYKGTMRIDDQQVVIAVKVLNLTQRGASRSFVAECETLKCVRHRNLMKILTVCSSIDSQSRDFKALVYEYLPNGNLDKWIHHHPIEDGENRSLHLRVRLQIAIDVASSLEYLHQHKPMPIIHCDLKPSNVLLDGEMIAHVGDFGLARFLHQDSEKSTSWGSMRGTIGYAAPEYGLGNQVSIHGDVYSYGILLLEMFSGKRPTESRFGESFGLHKYVQMALPERAAEVIDRDLLAETEDGKESSSNSNRNMDLRIACITSVLRTGISCSQETPTDRIQIGGALKELLAIRDRFDKEMCAEGEPAN; translated from the exons ATGCAAAGCAGGAAAGCGCACTTGTGTCTACCAGAACCAGAAAGAAGTGAGCAAAAGCAGCCAGCCTTTGGTAGAAACATAGTAGGCGCAGGGCTCCCCGTGCTAGTTTCTTTGCTCCTCGCACTCGCTGCTAGCACGGGGTCAGCACACATTCCACACGCCGGAACCGCCGCAAGTAATTCCAGCGACCACTCTGCTCTTCTGTCCTTCAAGGCGCTCATAAGGGACGACCCCTTGCAAGCTCTGGGGTCATGGGGCAACCGGTCCACGCCCATGTGCCAATGGCACGGCGTGGCGTGCGGCAGGCGGGGACGCCGCCGTGGCCGGGTTGTGGCGCTGGACCTCGGCGACCTCAACCTTCTAGGCGCAGTCTCCGCCTCGGTGGCCAACCTTACATTCCTGAGGAGGCTCCGCCTAGCCGGTAACCGCTTGAATGGCGCCGTGCCATCAGCTCTTGGCCACCTGCGGTACCTGAAGCGGCTCAACCTGTCGGACAACTCTCTGGACGGCGCTATTCCGCCGTCGCTTTCGCGGTGCCGGCAGCTCGACAGTATCAGCCTTGGATACAACAGGCTGAAAGGGAAGATACCCCGGGAGCTTGCAGCCTTGCCCAACCTGGGTTTACTCGAGCTCGGCCGGAACGAGCTCCAAGGGGAGATACCGCATGAGCTTGGCTCCTTGCACAATCTTGTGGTACTCGATCTAGGCCACAACCAGCTTGGAGGAACCATCCCTGCGGAGATCAGCAACCTTGTGAACCTGGAGTATGTGGACATTTCAAACAATAAGCTAACAGGAGAAATACCCCCTGGCATAGGTAACCTTGTCAAACTAGACACACTTTCTCTGAATTCAAATCAACTGTCTGGTTCTATTCCAAGTTCAGTAGGAAATCTCTCGGTGCTGGGCTTTCTTAGCCTGGCCACAAATAACCTTACAGGAAGTATTCCAGCATTACATAATCTTTCATATCTCTCGGTACTCAATTTAGGAAACAATGGCCTGACAGGATGCATCCCACCTGGGTTAGAGAACCTCACATCACTCTCTGCCATATCTCTTAGCCGAAACCATCTAACTGGCCAAATTCCAGCATCAATAGGGAACCTCAACTTGCTTGAACTCCTTTATCTGTCATTCAATAATCTTACAGGTCCCATACCCCACTCCATTGGAAACCTACACTCCCTCGCTGAAATTGGCCTCGAAAACAATGAATTAGAAGGGCCATTGCCTCCTTTGCTATTCAATCTTTCCTACCTCCAAGTTATCAATGTACAAAGCAATTATAACCTCAATGGGTCTTTTCCATTCGACATGGGAAACAACCTTCCAGGCCTACAGGTCTTCCTTGCAGCTTATAATCAATTCCACGGTTCTATTCCTCCCTCTTTGTGCAATGCCTCTATGATTCAAATGATCCAGCTCCTTCATAACTCCCTAACAGGAACAATTCCCAGTTGCCTAGGAATTCGCTTGAGGAGCTTGTCCGTATTAACCATTGCCGAAAACCATATTCGAGCAACACAAGATGCCGACTGGGGTTTCGTGTCCAGCCTAAGCAATTGCAGTAATTTGCAAGTGTTGGATTTAGGTGGTAATATGCTTGAAGGTGAAATACCAAGTTCGGTAGGCACCGTCTCCACAAATCTAGAGTTTCTTAACATGCAAGATAACAGCATAACGGGGAAGATTCCTGAAGTAGTGGCGAACTTGAGCAATCTGCGCGCACTTTTTCTAGATAGTAACCATTTAAAGGGTACTATTCCAACCTCTCTTGGCAAGTTGAAGAGACTAAATTTGTTAAACCTAGGAATGAATGACCTATCAGGATCGATCCCTCCCACATTCAACAATCTTACACAACTAAGCGAACTTAAACTTGGTGGCAACATGCTTAGTGGAAGCATACCTTCTAGTCTCATGGCATGTCCATTACAAAAACTAGACCTTTCAAACAACAGCCTTGGTGGTCCAATACCTAGGGACCTATTCCTTATAAACACATTGTCCATCTACATGAGACTCCAAAACAATCTATTAACCGGGGATTTGCCTACAGAATTAGGTAACCTAAAGAATATTGGGGAACTTGATTTCTCCGGTAATCTGATATCTGGAGAGATTCCGATCTCGCTTGGAGGGTGCCAGACACTGCAGTTTCTGAATGTATCTCGGAACAACCTTCAAGGGACAATTCCGCCATCAATCATGCAGATGAAAGCCCTATTGATGCTTGATATTTCCCATAATAATCTCTCAGGGAGCATTCCTGGGTTCCTCGGGAGCATGGAAGGGCTTGCTAGTTTGAATCTCTCATTCAATAACTTGGACGGTGAGGTTCCAACAGATGGGATCTTCAGCAAGGCAGCTTCCGCCTCAGCCTCAATTATGGGAAATGATGGCCTGTGTGATGGAATCCCTCAACTGAAGTTGCCACATTGCTCCAACCTCACCACCACGAAACCAACTCAGAAACTGGTCATAATATTCTCCATATGTGGAGCAGTCATACTTATCGCATTAGTATTTGCACTGTCGACATTCTACAGTAAGAGCAGGAAGATGAAAGCAAACAAGCAGACATCATCCATCGGCGAGCAATATTTAAGGGTTTCTTATGCTGAACTGGTCAGTGCAACTAATGGTTTTGCTTCAGAGAACCTCCTTGGAGCAGGAAGCTTCGGCTCGGTGTACAAGGGAACAATGAGGATAGATGACCAGCAAGTAGTGATTGCTGTGAAGGTGCTCAACCTCACACAGCGAGGTGCATCCCGAAGTTTTGTTGCAGAATGTGAGACCCTGAAATGTGTTCGACATAGGAATCTTATGAAGATATTGACAGTGTGCTCAAGTATTGATTCTCAAAGCCGTGACTTCAAGGCCCTCGTGTATGAATACCTACCAAATGGAAATTTGGACAAATGGATACACCACCATCCCATAGAAGATGGTGAAAATAGGTCACTGCATCTCCGTGTGAGACTGCAGATTGCAATTGATGTAGCATCATCACTCGAATACCTTCACCAACATAAGCCAATGCCAATTATTCACTGTGATCTTAAGCCcagcaatgttctcctcgatggtGAAATGATTGCTCATGTTGGTGATTTTGGGCTTGCAAGGTTTCTACATCAAGACTCAGAGAAATCAACTAGTTGGGGATCGATGAGAGGCACAATCGGCTATGCCGCTCCAG AGTATGGACTGGGCAACCAAGTTTCAATCCATGGTGATGTCTACAGCTACGGCATACTGTTGCTGGAGATGTTCAGTGGAAAAAGGCCAACAGAGAGCAGATTCGGAGAATCCTTTGGCCTTCACAAGTATGTGCAAATGGCATTGCCAGAAAGGGCAGCAGAGGTCATAGACCGAGACTTACTAGCAGAGACAGAAGATGGCAAAGAAAGCAGCTCAAATTCTAACAGAAATATGGATCTGAGAATTGCTTGCATCACTTCAGTTCTGCGCACTGGGATTTCATGCTCACAAGAGACCCCAACGGATCGCATCCAAATCGGGGGTGCTCTGAAAGAGTTGCTGGCAATAAGAGACAGATTTGACAAGGAGATGTGTGCGGAAGGCGAGCCAGCAAACTAA